The Triticum aestivum cultivar Chinese Spring chromosome 6D, IWGSC CS RefSeq v2.1, whole genome shotgun sequence genomic sequence aagcttcggcctccttcaccgtgaacccctccgcatcaacttgttcatcgggaccatcgtcatccgagtccgatgcatatgcacgggaaaaagggatggaatggtccattgtctcttgcaaatgatatttgtcgagatcacccacattgttgtcatggagatcaacttcattgtcatcgtccgcatactcatcattgtcctcttgcaaagattCAGCTTGGTTGTTTGTATACGGGCTCAAtattggcctcacttcttgggtcaaaagaggttcaacaatttcatctcgcttcaagggtggggggctactagcaaccaaaggggaggggttccggttcaagtccaaatgcaaacttgaatcaaccttcttcgttgcaaataactcaagagtcttgtctagtgattcggccaccgtctccttgtatgcaacccaacgttgctccgagttgacacgcattgtcttccaacggatgtgcattccaaaaccaacattatgccttccctccaactcaatgatatcactagggtccatccaattcaaatctttcctaacttgttgcaagagctccgcatagctaggactactatcaaacaccatgtcaagctcatccgggtccggttctttattgcctttcaaaaaggcgtctttgtccccatgatgaacaaacacacatgttcttcccatccctataatcATAGAAgccaagtggctggataagtcacagtgcagcgcttagccgctaggcgctgcacattacatgtgtagcgcctagcggctaggcgctgcacattacatgtgtggcgcctagcacgccggcgctgcactgctgggtgcgggcccaggggctgccacggtggacaggaGTGCAACGCCGCctcgctaggcgctgcacagtagggtgtggcgccggcatGGCGGGTGCTACACAAAAAGGTCAGGGAagtgaaatagtttcgcacccagttcattctgtgaaatgatttcgtctcgaggtcaaaattgtcaaatttgccgtcTCTCGGTGATCTGACTGCACGTCCGAACAATAGGAGAAATTAAGGCGCATTCCTGTCATACATGGACTTATCGTCCTTGAGTTGGCTATATATGTGTCCAACTTGCAATAGCAGTGACAATTAGCCAAGCACGTCATGCTCATCCGCAGATTGTGACTCGTGCGGATCACTGTGTATACAGACTGCGAGACGTGCGGATAAGCAGTGAATTTCTCCCGTGTGTTGCTATACAGGAGTATCAACCTTTCACGCGCGGGGACCAAAATTAGTGCATACGTAGTCGAGACAAGAGAACTTCGAAATCGAAAATGTGTACGAAATACAAGTGGTGACCGCTGCAGATTTTGCCGTTGCCTGGACGATACCAGCGACCGACCGACCGGCCGCACGTCGACGATAAGCACGGCCGCGGGGCGCGGTGCTGCCTTAGCTAACGCTGGCTGCCGACCGCACAAGGCACAACCACGAGGTGCACTGTTTATCTCCGACAAGTGGCCGCACGGACTGCATCTCGATCGCCTTCGCGAAGGCGACGCCAGCCTTTGTCAGTTTGTCTCGACTCCCCCTAGCCGATTCCACCACTGTGGACGGTATGCAATCTCTTTCGTCTCGATCTCTCCTTGTGTGTGCACCGTGCGGTAACAACTTGTTTTCAGCTGCCGGTGATATCCACACGGTATCTTCTTCCTCTGATTTGCTACGACGACGAGCATGTGGCGGAGGAAGGGCGTGCATGCAGTTCCGTTGGGTTGACTGAAAGCTAGTTTGAAGTCAAATCACAAACGGCGCCGACGACGTACGCCAGAAGGTGGGATTGGGCATTCGGGCTGGCTTAGCTCCATCGTTGACCATCCCACCCACCGGCAGTCTGCATGCTGCTCGTGTGAAGTCAAAGGCGAAGCGCCCGTGCCGCCATGAGCTGCATGCACGCGTGCACCCATGACCAGTGTGCTGGCTGCGATGAGCTACAGATCTCACCTAATTTGCGTCGTCGTGTACCGTTGCGTGTTGTGCAAGTGTGCACACGTGGGAGTTGATTTGAAACGTTGGAGACTGCGGGAGGATGGCTTCCGCTGTCTAAAGATGCCCGCCAATTAGCACGAATCTCACCGTCAACCACAAATGAAGCAGCTCTAGATAACTTAGCTCAGTGCAGCTTATTTAGATACAAGTTGGTCTCCAAGTAGCACTCAGCACCTCTGAAGGAGGCCTATCCAAGcctatatctctactcttataaaaacccgagttgatgatgatggtgtaactgccatcctgcaatataaaccatccgatctatatccgacggatagaaagcaaactatggcaattttgcaaaaaaatacccgcacctctctccacatttgcatataaggccttccctcgttcatccttatctcaaGCCTCTGTaccaatctggcatggtggccgctgccggcgtcgtccatccccatgcctccgctcagtccgaccacctaccaccaccacgccccactcctcctcaccttatctctcctctttcttGTCTCCCCCACTCCGCTCAGTCTGAGCTGTTGGGACACGGACGGCGCCATCGACGTGCTTGCGGAGGTCAGTGTCGGAGAGGATCTGCATCAGCGGTGTACGTGCTGAGTTAAGTAAACCTGCAGATGCCGTTAGTTTTTACACATAAGATTACTCcctcatgggtcaatcacaacagttTTTTTGTAAAATAAATGcttcttggtgttccgtgcaatgcacgggcatcttgctagttatatcGATATGAATCATGGCATTTCGGTGGCTGAGGCCATTGATATGGGATGGGTTAGGTTCAAATTCAGAAGGAATTTGTCTGGAGACAAAAGTACCCTACGAGACAACTTGAAATTGAGATGTGAGGGGGTGAGGATGTATGAAGGGAAAGATCAGCCACAGTGGATGCTAACGGCGAATAAACAATTTTCTGCCAGATCATTATACCACTCCCTGATCAAAACTGAGGTGGGATTCCCACATAAATTCCTCTGGAAGATTAAAATACCAgcaaaaactaaaatgttcttttGGCTCATTGCAAGGAAGAGTGTGTTAACCAAAGACAATCTAATAAAAAAagggtggcgagggaggcagggttGCGTGTACTGTGGACAGGATGATACCATAGATCATATGTTTCTCACTTGTTCTGCTGCTAGGCTCTCTGGAGTTTGATAAAATGTTCCTTTAATCTAAAAACAACCCCAAGTGGACTAGATGAGTGTTTGGGGGCTTGGATCAGAAGCTTCGTTAAGATAGAGAAAAAACTTGTCTTGGTTGGAATCTCTGCCTTGTTCTGGTCCATTTGGAAATGCAGAAATTATATCGTTTTTCGCGACAAGAAAACTAATGACCCTATGGCGTTGATAAAACTCACATGCAATTGGATCGTGGATTGGTCTGTTTTGCAGAGAAAAAACCCAGAATGAAGGCTACTGATGTTGGGGGCAAAGCTAATCAAATGAGTAGCAAATGATATCAACAAgacatcgcaaggatggaggcccgGGGTGTTACGTCTGGCAGGCTGAAAGCGGACTCGGTTTCTGTTCTCGTTTGGTAGCTGgtagtttgcttgttttgcttaTCTTCGATTCGGGGCTGCGTTTCCTCTCTATCTTGGCCACCTGTGGCTTAGGAATATTAGTTGGTGTGAACTTGAAGCCCTAAGGTCCGTACACCCCTCGTAAGGGGTTAGTTGTCTAGGGAGCTGAGACCTACGCTACCTAAAGCCGTTAAAACGCGTGCGGTGGTTtcgttaatgaaatcggagggggaccccactcttttgctaaaaaaagtaGCACTCAACATTATGCATCAACGTACGGCTACCTCCCCGGAGGTTCGCGGCGCTTCATCATGCATCGTCGGAGTCTGAGCTATCCGGATCCGGATGGAAGCCAAACACTTTGAAGAAAGCAGCAACATGCGTCTCGGCCATTTTCTGCTCGTAGTCGTCGCCGTGGTTCTCAACCATGACGTAGCCATGGGTCTCAAACTCCTGGCGGACCTTCTGCTGCTGCTCCATGAGCTCCAGCTCGGCCTCGCGGAAGAAGTCGCACGATCTGTTCCAGGCGGCGCTGTCCAAGTCGCCCACGTAGTCCTCGGGGCCGAATCTACGAGACCTATCCACCTCGTAGTCCCAGGACAGGATATAGTCGATCTCCTCCTCTGGCATCACGAGGAAGATCTTCTCGGAGCCGGCATTGTCAGCCGCGTCAGCACTAGGATTCTTCTCCTCTACTGACGCGACCACCACCGCCGCATTAGAAGACTTCGCTCCAGCCGAACAGCCGGCCGATGCCTCCCCCGTTTTGCTGCTAGTGGTGGGCAGCTTACTGGATTGGACAACACCTTCTTCATCGGGAGATCCATCGCCAAAAACACATATTGTCAATAAAATCTAATGAAAATGATAATTTATAACTAACATGCATGAATTAATTATATGGCATCCCTGTATGCATAGAGTAATGAAAAAACATGttatttatgacttgcatgcaccATTTGCtcatgtggcatgcttgcatgtctAGAAAAAGTAGGTGGTGAATTGTAGGTATTTAGCAATAGAGATTAAGAATTGTCCAATTAATAAGGAAAACTGATTGAAAATCCTTATATAGACAACGCACACACTCACGATGAGGTCGCGCCCCAGACGATTCAAATACAGGCATCAGAGTGAGCCGGACAAACCTAGAGAAGAAAGCACATGGGATGTGAGGACATGTGCTCTTTTTTTTCACAaggaaaacttccaatctattcatcaaccGTCAAGGTAGTATAAAGAACATCAAAAGTATACATCTatgtccgtagaccacctagcgatgactacaagcactagagcaagccaaaggcgcgccgccgtcatcacccctccctcatcGAAGCCGGGCaaatcttgttgtagtagacagtcgggaattcGTCGTGCTAAGAtcccataggaccaacgcaccaAGATAACAATCGCCGCTGATGAAGAGAtgtgtagatcagaaggatccaacctgtagacacatGAACACAGACGAATGAAGATCGGCTCCACGTGGATCCATCAAAGACAAACGTCGACCAAATCCCGTGAGATCCGCTAGAGACAAACCTCCACATGCCCTCCGAGGATGGTAGAAACACCACCGGGACGGGGGCTAGGCGTGaaggaccttattccatcttcagagagccaCCGCCGCCTTGCCTCTCTGAGCAGGATAcataccctaacaaaactaaaaaaaCACATGAAAACCGAGTCCTCCCGCCGGCAAAGGCCGGGACCCACCACACTTCCATAGCCCTAAGATCATAGAAAATGAGATAGACCGGTGGCGGACCCGACAGGAGACACTAGAAACCCTAGCACTTAGGGTGCCCACGTGTACGAGAGTGAAGGCGTACACGAGGACATGTGCTCCTACTGACAATGGACAAAATAGACCAAACAGATTGTCCGGACTTCCCAATTCTACCCCGGGTTTGGTTTGCCTTTATGACCACTCGAACATCTGGACTGGTCCATGCATGTTTGATGCAGGGTGTTGGACGGCAAAACGTATCCGGACCGCACGGCCGGATGTTTAGAGGTGTTTGATGCACGCCGTTGGAGTTACCTTACGCGAAAACTCGGCGGTGCCAAACCAGTGGTTGAGGTCGGGAACATACTCGGCTTATGTTCTTTTTGGTTGGATAGCATTTTTTTTACGTTCTAAATAGAATTTCCATGAGTTGTCGCATGCTATTTCAGGTTTGACATCAGATTTATCACTGAACATCTATTTTGTACTTTCGGAAATCACTTACAAAGATTAGCATAAAAAAGGTCCCTTGCGCGGCCGAATGAGACCCGTTGTGAGACGGCAGCAGTCGGCGTTTGAGGGATGCTATCCCGCGTAAGAGCAACTTTACCAGATACACAGAATACAATAATAATAGATGTGCGAGCTTATTATGGGACTTCTATGGAAGACATGGTTCTCCATTCTTATTAACCAGCTAAATACATGTGAGTTGCTATGTGATAACATGGTAGCGTCAACTGTGTTGTGACAATGTTGGTGGCAATCAGCCCCTGCTCGGAGAAGGGTGGCGAGAAGAGAGATGTGGTCGGGTTTAAGATCTCACCGGGCCCCGGCAGACGTCCATCCATGTCACATAGataaaaaaattataaaattgCAAAATGTGACTATCACTAAAAGATAGACAATTTTCTCTAGAGCATggtaaaatgtaaaaagaaaaaaaatctgaaaatcgTAACATGGCAAACTTACAAATAGTTGTTCTCCCACATTTAAAAGGCCATTATTCAAAGATTTTTTGAATGAACCCAaaaaaaaggcatgagaatttgcGTCTGTACATGGTGGCAAAAATATTTGGATTAAATTTGTTAAGGTATTTTTACTACATTCATGTAGACACAAAAAATGTGGATTAAAAGTTGCCATCTGGTAGAACACAAAAAATGTACCGTATAATGTTTAGTAGTAATTGCCATCATGTTTCATCATGAAGTAAAATTTCCCATGGTCTACATCAGCACTCCATAAAAAGCTTCCCGTATGTTTAGCATTCTTGTTACTCCGCTCAGGGCCACCATCACTGTCCAAAGGAACGAATTTTCTTAACAAGCAAATAAGATACAGTAGTAGTGTTCTCTAATTACAGTGAAGATCAATGTAGAGCTAGTTTTTGGGCAGGAGCACGTCGCGGACCAGCTTGTCGAAGTTTTGGTGAGACGAACCGCCGGGCATGGCCGCGTTGACCGCGCTCTCCTTCCAGTTCTCtgctctcttcctcatgctcttgCCCTTCTCCCCTTCCATGATCTCCCTGATAAGTCCGGCGACGGCGTCACGCCGGACGTTGCTATCGATCTCCATGCCGACGCCCCACTCATTGCACTGATACCTGCAGTTGGTCTGCTGGTCGGCAAAGAACGGCCAGCTGATCACCGGCACGCCGCCGCACAAGCTCTCCAGCGCCGAGTTCCAGCCGCTGTGGGTCAGGAAGGCGCCCACGGCGGGGTGGTCCAGCACCTGCTGCTGCGGGCACCAGGACGCCATGAGCCCGCGCCCCGCCGTCTCGGCCAGGAACTCCTCGGGGAGCACCGCGGCGTCGCCCTTTACCAGGTCTCGGCGGACGATCCACATGAACTGCTTCCCGCTCTGCGCGAGCCCCCACGCAAACTCCACCATCTGCGCATTGGTCATGACAGTGATGCTGCCGAAGTTGACGTACACGACGGAGCCGGGCTCCTTGCCGTCCAGCCACTCAAGGCACTCGTTCTGCTCCTTCCAGAGGCTGAGGTTGATGGCCGATCGCGGCGTGGGCATCTCCTCGTGCGCCAGCAGCGGGAGCGGGCCGAGCGTGTAGACCTTGGGCAGGCCGAgcgcctccatggcctccaccgcctcgccctcCAAGTCGCCGAAGCTGTTGAGGATGACGGCCGACGCGCCGGCCGTGCGCTCCGTCTCCCTGAGGACGTAGTGCACCATGTACTCGTCCGGGTCCGTGGTGCGTATGAAGGACGGGAAGTCCCTGAGCCTCATGCTCCGCAACCCCGGCACATCGTCCACCGGCGTGTCAAGGTATCCGTTCGTCAGCTGCTCGGCGTCTGCACGCGTGTAAAAAAACAGACGTTCAGATAAGAGCTTCGATCAACAGCTGTCAATGGCCGCATCGAGCAGAAATGCTTGACGCGCGCACTATAACAACAAAACAAAAACAGCACGTACGGAAGTACCTTCGAGTGGGGCGAGGCCACGGCCGATGAGGAGGCGATAGTGGCGGTACCCGAGGTAGCTGATGGCGCTGGCGGTCCAGAGCTGGACGTAGGGGAGGCCGAGCTCGTTGGCGGCCTCCATGGAGAAGCCCATGACCACGTCCGAGACGACGCAGGTGACGGGCGGGTGGCCGGTGGCGGGGTCGTTGAGCCGGGCGAGAAGGCCGCGGAACGGCCTCAGGCAGGTCTCCGTGGTGGACTTGCAGAGCGCGGGGATGTCCTGGGTGACGTCGTTGTCGTCGGACGGCGGCAGGCCGTCGGGGATGGTGGCGAAGCGGAAGCCCGGGAGGCCGGCCACGACGGCAGCGCCGCGGGAGCGGACGAGGCGCGCGTGGTTGTACTCGGTGTTGACGAAGGTGACGTCGAAGCCCCGGGCGTGGAG encodes the following:
- the LOC123143693 gene encoding 7-deoxyloganetin glucosyltransferase — translated: MGSMGPAAGKPHAVCLPYPAQGHITPMLNVAKLLHARGFDVTFVNTEYNHARLVRSRGAAVVAGLPGFRFATIPDGLPPSDDNDVTQDIPALCKSTTETCLRPFRGLLARLNDPATGHPPVTCVVSDVVMGFSMEAANELGLPYVQLWTASAISYLGYRHYRLLIGRGLAPLEDAEQLTNGYLDTPVDDVPGLRSMRLRDFPSFIRTTDPDEYMVHYVLRETERTAGASAVILNSFGDLEGEAVEAMEALGLPKVYTLGPLPLLAHEEMPTPRSAINLSLWKEQNECLEWLDGKEPGSVVYVNFGSITVMTNAQMVEFAWGLAQSGKQFMWIVRRDLVKGDAAVLPEEFLAETAGRGLMASWCPQQQVLDHPAVGAFLTHSGWNSALESLCGGVPVISWPFFADQQTNCRYQCNEWGVGMEIDSNVRRDAVAGLIREIMEGEKGKSMRKRAENWKESAVNAAMPGGSSHQNFDKLVRDVLLPKN